From a region of the Pseudomonas fulva 12-X genome:
- the yczE gene encoding membrane protein YczE, with the protein MAGKATLAQLGPIAQLRAGNLPLRLLQLFVGLAFFGISTAMMIRGNLGLSPWDALHVGLSKLLPLSFGWVVVGVSFTVLLLWIPLREIPGLGTIANAVVIGLVADFTLQLLVAPEGFIWRLLLTLGGVLLCGFGSALYIGAQLGRGPRDGLMTGLHRVTGYSLRSMRTAIELGVLLIGTLLAGYKVLGLGTLLFAFGIGPLTQLMLPWVLVKLDN; encoded by the coding sequence ATGGCCGGCAAAGCTACGCTGGCCCAGCTCGGGCCGATCGCTCAACTGCGCGCTGGCAACCTGCCGCTGAGGCTGCTGCAGCTGTTCGTCGGCCTGGCGTTCTTCGGTATTTCCACGGCGATGATGATTCGCGGCAACCTGGGGCTTTCGCCCTGGGATGCGCTGCATGTCGGCCTGTCCAAGTTGTTGCCGCTGAGCTTCGGCTGGGTCGTGGTGGGGGTATCCTTCACGGTGCTGTTGCTGTGGATTCCGCTGCGAGAAATCCCCGGCCTCGGCACCATCGCCAACGCCGTGGTTATCGGCCTGGTGGCGGACTTCACCCTGCAGCTGTTGGTGGCGCCGGAAGGCTTTATCTGGCGCCTGCTGCTGACCCTGGGCGGCGTGCTGCTCTGCGGTTTCGGCTCGGCGTTGTATATCGGTGCTCAACTGGGCCGTGGCCCGCGTGATGGGCTGATGACCGGCCTGCATCGGGTCACCGGTTACTCGCTGCGCTCCATGCGTACGGCGATCGAATTGGGAGTGCTGCTGATCGGCACCTTGCTCGCCGGCTACAAGGTGCTGGGCCTCGGCACCCTGCTGTTCGCCTTCGGCATCGGCCCGCTGACCCAGCTGATGCTGCCGTGGGTGCTGGTGAAGCTGGATAACTAG
- the glmS gene encoding glutamine--fructose-6-phosphate transaminase (isomerizing), giving the protein MCGIVGAIAERNITAVLVEGLKRLEYRGYDSAGVALLDDMGSLQRRRRVGKVSELEAALDSEPLPGRLGIAHTRWATHGVPTENNAHPHFSGDQLAVVHNGIIENHGPLREQLQALGYTFSSDTDTEVIVHLLAHTLKSHSDLADALKAVVKQLRGAYGLAVISAANPNRLLAARSGSPLVIGLGLGENFLASDQLALRQVTDRFMYLEEGDIAEIQRESVQIWDANGNAVQREAVQYHEGADAADKGVFRHFMLKEIHEQPKVVQRTLEGRLGTDHVLVQAFGPQAAELFAKVRNVQIVACGTSYHAGMVARYWLEELAGIPCQVEVASEFRYRRVAVQPDTLFVSISQSGETADTLAALRNAKADGGYLASLAICNVGISSLVRESDLTLLTHAGPEIGVASTKAFTTQLVGLMLLTLALGQVKGSLRDGVAAELVEELRRLPARLDEALAMDKIVEKVSELFAEKHHTLFLGRGAQYPVAMEGALKLKEISYIHAEAYPAGELKHGPLALVDADMPVVTVAPNNDLLDKLKSNLQVVRARGGELIVFADASAAMSNGEGTHVVNMPHIHDALAPILYTLPLQLLSYHVAVLRGTDVDQPRNLAKSVTVE; this is encoded by the coding sequence GGCCTCAAGCGCCTCGAATACCGCGGCTATGACAGTGCCGGCGTGGCGCTGCTCGATGACATGGGCAGCCTGCAGCGCCGTCGTCGCGTCGGCAAGGTCAGCGAGCTGGAAGCGGCGCTGGATAGCGAGCCGCTGCCGGGCCGGCTGGGCATCGCCCATACCCGCTGGGCTACCCACGGTGTGCCGACCGAAAATAATGCCCATCCACACTTTTCCGGCGACCAACTGGCGGTGGTGCACAACGGCATCATCGAAAACCATGGCCCGCTGCGTGAGCAACTGCAGGCCCTGGGTTATACCTTCAGTTCGGATACCGACACCGAAGTCATCGTCCATCTGCTCGCTCACACCCTGAAAAGCCACAGCGACCTGGCCGACGCCCTCAAGGCGGTGGTCAAGCAGCTGCGCGGCGCCTATGGCCTGGCGGTGATCAGTGCGGCCAATCCGAATCGTCTGCTCGCCGCCCGCAGTGGCAGCCCGCTGGTGATCGGTCTGGGCCTGGGCGAGAACTTCCTGGCTTCCGACCAGCTCGCTCTGCGTCAGGTCACCGACCGTTTCATGTACCTGGAGGAGGGCGATATCGCCGAAATCCAGCGCGAGAGCGTGCAGATCTGGGATGCCAACGGCAACGCCGTGCAGCGCGAAGCGGTGCAGTACCACGAAGGCGCCGATGCGGCCGACAAGGGTGTGTTCCGCCACTTCATGCTCAAGGAGATCCACGAGCAGCCAAAAGTCGTGCAGCGCACCCTGGAAGGCCGCCTGGGCACTGACCACGTGCTGGTGCAGGCCTTCGGTCCGCAAGCCGCCGAGCTGTTCGCCAAGGTGCGCAATGTGCAGATCGTTGCCTGCGGCACCAGTTATCACGCTGGCATGGTCGCCCGTTACTGGCTCGAAGAACTGGCCGGGATTCCCTGCCAGGTCGAAGTGGCCAGCGAGTTCCGCTATCGCCGCGTCGCGGTGCAGCCGGACACCCTGTTCGTCAGCATCTCGCAGTCCGGTGAAACCGCTGACACCCTGGCCGCGCTGCGCAATGCCAAGGCCGATGGCGGCTACCTGGCCAGCCTGGCGATCTGCAACGTCGGCATCAGCTCGCTGGTACGCGAGTCCGACCTGACCCTGCTGACCCACGCCGGCCCGGAAATCGGCGTTGCCTCCACCAAAGCTTTCACCACCCAGCTGGTCGGCCTGATGCTGCTGACCCTGGCTCTCGGCCAGGTCAAAGGCTCGCTACGTGATGGCGTCGCCGCCGAGCTGGTTGAGGAGCTACGCCGTTTGCCGGCCCGTCTGGACGAAGCCCTGGCCATGGACAAGATCGTCGAGAAGGTTTCCGAGCTGTTCGCGGAAAAGCACCACACCCTGTTCCTCGGCCGCGGCGCCCAATACCCGGTGGCCATGGAAGGTGCCCTCAAGCTCAAGGAAATCTCCTACATCCACGCCGAGGCCTATCCGGCCGGTGAGCTCAAGCACGGCCCGCTGGCCCTGGTCGACGCCGACATGCCGGTGGTCACCGTGGCGCCTAACAACGATCTGCTCGACAAGCTCAAGTCCAACCTGCAGGTAGTGCGTGCACGCGGCGGCGAGCTGATCGTGTTCGCCGATGCCAGCGCTGCCATGAGCAATGGCGAAGGCACTCACGTGGTGAACATGCCGCATATCCACGATGCACTGGCGCCGATCCTCTACACCCTGCCGCTGCAGCTGCTGTCGTACCACGTGGCCGTGCTGCGTGGCACCGATGTGGACCAGCCACGCAACCTGGCCAAGTCGGTCACGGTGGAGTGA